A window from Pseudomonas kribbensis encodes these proteins:
- the moaE gene encoding molybdopterin synthase catalytic subunit MoaE — protein MGVRVQRKSFDAGQLIADLHARNPRVGAVVNFIGYVRDLNVGQSVTELFLEHYPGMTEKALEQIAEQARERWPLLAVEIVHRVGALSVTEPIVFVGVSSKHRHAAFEACAFIMDVLKTRAPFWKRETTPEGSHWVEARESDQNAAFRWSLAHA, from the coding sequence ATGGGGGTTCGAGTTCAGCGCAAAAGCTTCGATGCCGGCCAGTTGATTGCCGATTTGCATGCGCGCAACCCACGGGTGGGCGCGGTGGTGAATTTCATTGGTTATGTGCGGGATCTGAACGTCGGGCAGTCGGTGACCGAGCTGTTTCTGGAGCACTATCCGGGCATGACCGAAAAGGCCTTGGAGCAGATCGCCGAACAGGCCCGCGAGCGCTGGCCGCTGCTGGCGGTGGAGATCGTGCATCGGGTCGGCGCGCTGTCGGTGACCGAGCCGATCGTGTTTGTCGGCGTCAGCAGCAAGCATCGGCATGCGGCGTTCGAGGCCTGTGCGTTCATCATGGATGTGCTCAAGACGCGTGCGCCGTTCTGGAAGCGTGAGACGACGCCTGAGGGTTCGCATTGGGTCGAGGCGCGGGAGAGTGATCAGAATGCGGCGTTTCGCTGGAGTCTGGCGCATGCCTGA
- the moaD gene encoding molybdopterin converting factor subunit 1 has protein sequence MILINYFASYRDRLNLGGEKIPVTDSLNSVEDVRQMLMQRGDLWREVLGAGNLMCAVNQELCQPDQAIEDFDEIAFFPPVTGG, from the coding sequence ATGATTCTGATCAACTACTTCGCCAGCTACCGTGACCGGCTCAATCTGGGCGGTGAAAAAATCCCCGTGACGGATTCACTCAACAGTGTCGAAGACGTGCGGCAGATGCTGATGCAGCGTGGTGATCTGTGGCGTGAAGTGCTCGGCGCCGGCAACCTGATGTGTGCGGTGAATCAGGAGTTGTGTCAGCCGGATCAGGCGATCGAGGATTTCGACGAGATCGCGTTTTTTCCGCCGGTCACGGGAGGTTGA
- the moaC gene encoding cyclic pyranopterin monophosphate synthase MoaC — protein sequence MSDTLTHLDDQGRANMVDVSDKAATRREATAQAWVQMRTETLQMIQSNGHPKGDVFAVARIAGIQAAKRTHELIPLCHALLLSSIHVELKACEPDRVQITSTCRLNGQTGVELEALTAASVAALTIYDMCKAVDRAMVIGDIRLLSKQGGRSGHFQWENPQ from the coding sequence ATGAGCGACACCCTCACCCACCTCGACGATCAGGGCCGCGCCAACATGGTCGACGTCAGTGACAAAGCTGCGACCCGCCGCGAAGCCACCGCGCAAGCCTGGGTGCAGATGCGCACGGAAACCCTGCAAATGATCCAGTCCAACGGCCACCCCAAGGGTGATGTGTTCGCCGTGGCGCGGATCGCCGGGATTCAGGCGGCCAAGCGTACCCACGAGTTGATTCCGTTGTGTCACGCGCTGCTGCTCAGCTCGATCCACGTCGAACTCAAAGCCTGCGAACCGGACCGCGTGCAGATCACCAGCACGTGCCGCCTCAACGGCCAGACCGGTGTCGAACTCGAAGCCCTGACCGCCGCCAGCGTCGCCGCGCTGACGATCTATGACATGTGCAAAGCGGTGGACCGGGCGATGGTCATCGGCGACATCCGCCTGCTGAGCAAACAGGGTGGCCGCTCCGGGCACTTTCAATGGGAGAACCCGCAATGA
- the fdhD gene encoding formate dehydrogenase accessory sulfurtransferase FdhD, whose translation MLCQVEPTIETGDANAPAPQPAQVAYREYLDDAPVSHAALAAEIALAISYNGLNQAVMMVSPGNIEDFIRGFSLSNAIVDSLDDIHDIRLTHFDQACQADVQISSRAFWALKDHRRQMAGTSGCGLCGVEALEQALPQLEILTPTPLPPAAHFDGIRQRIEQAQQLARSSGALHAALYFNADGEALLCREDIGRHNALDKLIGALQFEGLDARRGFVVVTSRCSLELIHKAVRARLGTLVSLSAPTALTVRWALKHRLNLIHVPHRNAPRIYSPIQEPTE comes from the coding sequence ATGCTGTGCCAGGTTGAACCAACCATCGAAACGGGCGATGCCAACGCCCCCGCGCCACAACCGGCGCAGGTCGCTTATCGCGAATACCTCGACGACGCGCCGGTGTCCCACGCGGCACTGGCGGCGGAAATTGCATTGGCCATCAGCTACAACGGTCTGAACCAGGCGGTGATGATGGTCTCGCCGGGCAACATCGAAGACTTCATTCGCGGCTTCAGCCTGAGCAACGCCATCGTCGACAGCCTCGACGATATTCATGACATCCGACTGACCCATTTCGACCAGGCCTGCCAGGCCGACGTGCAGATTTCCAGCCGTGCGTTCTGGGCCCTGAAGGATCACCGGCGGCAGATGGCGGGCACCAGCGGTTGCGGCCTCTGCGGCGTGGAGGCCCTTGAGCAGGCCCTGCCGCAACTGGAGATCCTGACCCCGACACCGTTGCCACCGGCCGCGCATTTCGACGGCATCCGCCAGCGCATCGAACAGGCCCAGCAACTGGCCCGCAGCAGCGGCGCCCTGCACGCGGCGTTGTACTTCAACGCCGACGGCGAAGCGCTGCTGTGCCGCGAAGACATCGGCCGCCACAACGCCCTCGACAAGCTGATCGGCGCCCTGCAATTCGAAGGCCTCGATGCGCGTCGGGGCTTCGTCGTGGTCACCAGCCGTTGCAGCCTCGAACTGATCCACAAAGCCGTGCGTGCCCGCCTCGGCACCCTCGTCAGCCTGTCCGCCCCCACTGCGCTGACCGTGCGCTGGGCCCTCAAGCACCGCTTGAACCTGATCCACGTCCCGCACCGCAACGCCCCCCGAATCTACAGCCCGATCCAGGAGCCAACCGAATGA
- a CDS encoding LysR family transcriptional regulator gives MDIKQLKFLIALDETRHFGQAAARCHITQPTLSMRLRNLEDELDLVLVNRGQRFEGFTQAGERVLAWARTLLAAHDGLFAEAAACRGQLVGSLRLGLVPLSNFNPVNYIQGLSGIFPELKYSLSSLSSDEIIEGLGNNQLDLGVCYLDHVNPNYFEFFEIGETRVGLLYDTRHFHFEGPEMSWEDAAELPLGMITTGMHYRKSIDLSFRSRGLNPQPIMESDSTYQLLQAIHQGFCCSIMPLDSGLEEPIEHLAFINLPDASVLAPLGLVMRKTEPRSAIAEKCFAEARKMFGIEAPAV, from the coding sequence GTGGACATCAAACAACTCAAGTTCCTGATTGCGCTGGACGAAACCCGCCACTTCGGCCAGGCCGCCGCACGCTGCCACATCACCCAGCCGACTTTGTCGATGCGCCTGCGCAATCTGGAAGACGAGCTGGATCTGGTGCTGGTCAATCGCGGCCAGCGCTTCGAGGGTTTCACCCAGGCCGGCGAGCGCGTACTGGCCTGGGCCCGCACCCTGCTGGCCGCCCACGACGGGTTGTTCGCCGAAGCCGCTGCCTGTCGCGGGCAACTGGTCGGCAGCCTGCGTCTGGGACTGGTGCCGCTGAGCAACTTCAATCCGGTCAATTACATTCAGGGTTTGTCGGGGATATTTCCCGAGCTGAAATACAGCCTGTCGTCCCTGAGTTCCGACGAGATCATCGAGGGTCTGGGCAACAATCAGCTGGACCTGGGCGTGTGTTATCTGGACCACGTCAACCCGAACTATTTCGAGTTTTTCGAGATTGGCGAGACCCGCGTTGGCCTGCTTTACGACACCCGCCACTTCCATTTCGAAGGCCCGGAAATGAGCTGGGAAGACGCCGCCGAACTGCCGCTGGGGATGATCACCACCGGCATGCATTACCGAAAATCCATCGACCTGAGTTTCCGCAGTCGCGGGTTGAATCCGCAGCCGATCATGGAAAGCGATTCGACCTATCAACTGTTGCAGGCGATTCACCAGGGTTTCTGCTGCTCGATCATGCCGCTGGACAGTGGTCTGGAAGAACCGATCGAGCACCTTGCCTTCATCAACCTGCCGGATGCCAGCGTGCTCGCACCGTTGGGGCTGGTGATGCGCAAGACTGAACCGCGTTCGGCGATTGCCGAGAAGTGCTTTGCCGAGGCGCGCAAAATGTTCGGGATCGAGGCGCCTGCCGTTTAA
- the moaB gene encoding molybdenum cofactor biosynthesis protein B, producing MSVKADALFVPLNIAVLTVSDTRDYASDTSGQLLVSRLLEAGHTLSERNLLKDDLYKIRAQVAQWIADDGIQVVLITGGTGFTGRDSTPEAVACLLDKQIDGFGELFRAISILDIGTSTVQSRALAGLSNGTLVCCLPGSTGACRTAWEGILAEQLDNRHRPCNFVPHLKPVQACGPRG from the coding sequence ATGAGTGTTAAAGCGGATGCCCTGTTTGTTCCCTTGAATATTGCCGTGCTGACGGTCAGCGATACCCGCGATTACGCCAGCGATACCTCCGGCCAGTTGCTGGTCAGCCGCTTGCTCGAAGCGGGCCACACCTTGAGTGAACGCAACCTGCTCAAGGACGACCTGTACAAGATCCGCGCCCAGGTCGCCCAGTGGATTGCCGACGACGGCATTCAAGTGGTGCTGATCACCGGCGGCACCGGTTTCACTGGCCGCGACAGCACTCCGGAAGCCGTGGCTTGCCTGCTGGACAAGCAAATCGACGGTTTCGGCGAACTGTTCCGCGCCATCTCGATTCTCGACATCGGCACCTCGACCGTACAAAGCCGCGCACTGGCGGGGCTGTCCAACGGCACGCTGGTGTGCTGCCTGCCGGGCTCCACCGGCGCGTGCCGCACGGCGTGGGAGGGCATCCTCGCCGAGCAACTGGATAATCGTCATCGCCCGTGCAACTTCGTTCCGCACCTCAAACCGGTGCAAGCCTGCGGGCCACGGGGATGA
- the glp gene encoding gephyrin-like molybdotransferase Glp produces MSKPGLMPVEDALDQLLAMANEQRLPDSEPVPLNEARGRVLASDLVATLDLPPWPNSAMDGYALNLADLHRQPLSVSQRVYAGLAPDALLPGTCARIFTGAPLPNGANCVEMQENTEVLEDGRVRFLQPLKVGQNIRAQGQENRVGDTLLRAGKRLGPFELAVAAGQGMTHLPVVRRPRVALLSTGDELVEPGQPLRPGSIYNSNRTLLDHWLRELGCEVIDAGILPDRPAQTRLKLEQLQVAADLILTTGGVSAGDADCLGQVLRDNGKPLLWKLAIKPGKPLTVGHFGTVPVIGLPGNPTSALVTFGLLARPYLLRIQGVEEVMPLSFTVNAGFDWAKPGSRREYLRVRLEGGQAALYPNQSSGVLLGATWADGLVEIPENSTLRMGDPLRFIPFSELF; encoded by the coding sequence ATGAGCAAGCCTGGATTGATGCCGGTCGAGGATGCACTTGATCAGTTGCTGGCGATGGCCAACGAACAGCGCCTGCCGGACAGCGAACCGGTGCCGCTCAATGAGGCACGCGGCCGAGTGCTGGCCAGCGATCTGGTAGCGACTCTCGACCTGCCGCCATGGCCGAACAGTGCCATGGACGGCTACGCGCTGAACCTTGCCGATCTGCACCGTCAGCCGCTGAGCGTGTCGCAACGGGTCTATGCCGGACTGGCGCCGGACGCCTTGCTGCCCGGCACCTGCGCGCGAATCTTCACTGGCGCGCCATTGCCCAATGGCGCCAATTGCGTGGAAATGCAGGAAAACACCGAGGTGCTGGAGGACGGTCGCGTGCGGTTTCTGCAACCGCTGAAAGTCGGCCAGAACATCCGTGCCCAGGGTCAGGAGAACCGCGTCGGTGACACGCTGCTGCGCGCCGGCAAACGCCTCGGCCCGTTCGAACTGGCGGTGGCGGCGGGGCAGGGCATGACTCATCTGCCGGTGGTGCGCCGCCCGCGCGTGGCATTGCTCTCCACCGGTGACGAGCTGGTGGAGCCGGGCCAGCCCCTGCGTCCCGGCAGCATCTACAACAGCAATCGCACCTTGCTCGACCACTGGTTGCGCGAACTCGGTTGCGAGGTGATCGACGCCGGGATTCTTCCCGATCGCCCGGCGCAGACCCGGCTCAAACTGGAGCAGTTGCAGGTGGCGGCCGATCTGATTCTGACCACCGGCGGCGTGTCTGCCGGCGATGCCGACTGCCTCGGCCAGGTGCTGCGCGACAACGGCAAACCGCTGCTGTGGAAACTTGCGATCAAACCCGGCAAGCCGTTGACCGTCGGCCATTTCGGCACGGTGCCGGTGATCGGTCTGCCGGGCAATCCGACCTCGGCGCTGGTGACCTTCGGCCTGTTGGCGCGTCCGTATCTGCTGCGCATTCAAGGCGTAGAAGAGGTGATGCCGTTGAGCTTCACCGTCAACGCCGGGTTCGACTGGGCGAAACCCGGCAGCCGCCGTGAGTACCTGCGGGTGCGTCTGGAAGGCGGGCAGGCGGCGCTGTATCCGAACCAGAGTTCCGGCGTGCTCCTCGGCGCGACGTGGGCCGACGGGCTGGTGGAAATCCCGGAGAACAGCACGCTGCGAATGGGCGATCCGCTGCGCTTCATTCCGTTCAGCGAGCTGTTTTAA
- a CDS encoding MipA/OmpV family protein, which produces MPVSLRTFSLSLTSLCLLLPGDSLRAEDWHTTLRAGAASAPRYSGSDERVVAPLVGVEIVSPYGVFLDTSRGLGWGFDEEDFGLSVYVGASDVRKDRKTGFKGSDELNGMGSIKSRPVIGLDGTYHLGPLILGASFEHALEKDDDDHDTGSSWNRLKLSISAPLYEGRFGKVSGGLNSQFGDSNYMRTWYGVSDAQASRSQFRAYKTRTGLISRGADLTWSLPLDKQWSVSTVLAVQYLNHEAADSPIVERRLQTSLAGQVVYTF; this is translated from the coding sequence ATGCCGGTTTCGTTGCGTACGTTCTCGCTGTCCCTGACCTCCCTTTGCCTGCTGCTGCCCGGCGACTCGCTGCGCGCCGAAGACTGGCACACCACCCTGCGCGCCGGGGCCGCCAGTGCGCCACGCTACAGCGGCAGTGATGAACGGGTGGTGGCACCGTTGGTGGGCGTTGAAATCGTCAGCCCCTACGGCGTGTTCCTCGACACTAGCCGAGGCCTCGGCTGGGGTTTCGATGAAGAGGATTTCGGCCTCAGCGTTTACGTCGGCGCCAGTGACGTGCGCAAGGATCGCAAGACAGGATTCAAAGGCTCGGACGAACTCAACGGCATGGGTTCGATCAAGTCGCGCCCGGTGATCGGGCTCGACGGAACGTATCACTTGGGCCCGCTCATTCTCGGCGCGAGTTTCGAACATGCGCTGGAAAAGGACGACGATGACCACGACACCGGCTCCTCGTGGAACCGCCTCAAGCTGAGCATCAGCGCGCCGCTCTACGAAGGACGTTTTGGCAAGGTTTCCGGCGGTCTCAACAGCCAATTCGGCGACAGCAACTACATGCGCACCTGGTACGGCGTCAGCGATGCCCAGGCTTCGCGCAGCCAGTTCCGCGCGTACAAGACCCGGACCGGGTTGATCAGTCGCGGCGCTGACCTGACGTGGTCATTGCCGCTGGACAAACAGTGGAGCGTGTCGACGGTGCTGGCGGTGCAGTACCTGAATCACGAAGCCGCCGACAGCCCGATTGTCGAGCGTCGGCTGCAGACGTCCCTTGCCGGGCAAGTGGTCTACACCTTTTGA
- a CDS encoding GFA family protein: MHLEGSCHCGAVSFTLDSAHPYPYQRCYCSICRKTQGGGGYAINLGGDAASLKVRGRKNITIYHAKMKDGGDARAHRSTAERHFCSLCGSGLWLFSPEWPELIHPFASAIDTPLPVPPEHTHLMLGSKAPWVEVQASAKDRQFEVYPEESIAQWHERLGLTR; encoded by the coding sequence ATGCACCTCGAAGGCTCCTGCCACTGCGGCGCGGTTTCATTCACCCTCGACAGCGCCCACCCCTACCCTTATCAGCGCTGCTACTGTTCGATCTGCCGCAAGACCCAGGGCGGTGGCGGCTATGCGATCAACCTCGGCGGCGACGCGGCCAGCCTCAAGGTGCGCGGTCGCAAAAACATCACGATCTACCACGCGAAGATGAAAGACGGAGGCGATGCCCGCGCCCATCGCAGCACCGCCGAACGACACTTCTGCTCGTTGTGCGGCAGCGGTCTGTGGCTGTTCAGCCCGGAATGGCCGGAACTGATTCACCCGTTCGCCTCGGCCATCGACACACCGTTGCCGGTGCCGCCGGAGCACACCCACCTGATGCTCGGCTCGAAAGCGCCGTGGGTCGAAGTGCAGGCGAGCGCGAAGGACCGGCAATTCGAGGTCTACCCCGAAGAATCCATCGCCCAATGGCACGAACGGCTCGGATTGACCCGGTAG
- a CDS encoding LysR substrate-binding domain-containing protein, translating to MRRLPSLAALRTFECAARHAHFGRAAAELCVTDSAVSHQIRQLEEQLGVSLFIREGRQIRPTIAAGRLMQSLQQAFELIGDACDELRDPSSLAVLRLAVTAELAQKWLMNRLTDFYARYPHITLHLYEQPIDAAAPGEDIDLAITYGTGPVDSSAYFVRPLPALQFFPVCSPGLFNQGNLKTPKDLARHCLLHDDQDGKTWTAWLTSHAGDLRPERQLYFAHAGLALEAAAQGQGVAMGDNLTAQEDLQNGRLVRPFTSSMTALGQYALVCERVRLERPAVAQMLEWFNDQLAD from the coding sequence ATGCGCCGACTACCTTCCCTGGCCGCCCTGCGAACCTTCGAGTGCGCCGCCCGCCACGCGCATTTCGGCCGGGCCGCCGCCGAGCTGTGCGTCACCGACAGCGCCGTCAGCCACCAGATCCGCCAGCTCGAAGAGCAACTGGGCGTGTCGCTGTTCATCCGCGAGGGCCGGCAGATTCGCCCGACCATCGCTGCCGGACGCCTGATGCAGAGCCTGCAACAGGCCTTCGAGCTGATCGGCGATGCCTGCGACGAGTTGCGCGATCCGTCTTCACTCGCGGTATTGCGGCTGGCGGTCACGGCGGAGCTGGCGCAGAAGTGGCTGATGAACCGTCTCACCGATTTCTATGCGCGTTATCCGCACATCACCCTGCACCTCTACGAACAACCGATCGACGCCGCCGCACCCGGCGAAGACATCGACCTGGCGATCACCTACGGCACCGGCCCGGTGGACAGCAGCGCGTATTTCGTCCGCCCGTTGCCGGCGCTGCAGTTCTTCCCGGTGTGCAGCCCCGGCCTGTTCAACCAGGGCAACCTGAAAACCCCGAAGGACCTGGCCCGCCATTGCCTGCTGCACGACGATCAGGATGGCAAGACCTGGACCGCGTGGCTCACCAGCCATGCCGGCGACTTGCGCCCGGAGCGTCAGTTGTATTTCGCCCACGCCGGGCTGGCGTTGGAAGCCGCGGCGCAAGGGCAGGGCGTGGCGATGGGCGACAACCTCACCGCGCAGGAGGATTTGCAGAACGGGCGTCTGGTGCGCCCGTTCACTTCCAGCATGACCGCGCTGGGCCAATACGCGCTGGTCTGTGAGCGTGTGCGGCTGGAGCGTCCGGCGGTGGCGCAGATGCTGGAATGGTTCAACGATCAGCTGGCGGATTGA
- the aguA gene encoding agmatine deiminase: protein MARLLDTTPKQDGFRLPGEFEAKSGCWLGWPERTDVWRNGAKPAQKVWVQIVTAISHSEPVTVCASAAQFATARRQLPPQVRVVEMTCNDTWFRDSGPCFVVNDQSGEVRGVDFEFNAYGGLDGGLYYPWDKDDQIASKILEIERFDRYRAPLIAELGGIQSDGQGSILTTEQCLLNRNRNQHLGKDEVTRRLTDYLGAEQVIWLPRGCKFDETDGHVDDLACFVRPGEVVLQWTDNRDDPQWEIYQEAYDILRSTRDSRGRELIVHKLPQPDVLEWTAEEAEGLDQQDSTHTRQAGTRICASYINYYAGNSSIVVPLFGDRNDQVALATLAELFPQHKIVGIENSREILLGGGNVACITMPQYAGQKKGA, encoded by the coding sequence ATGGCACGTTTGCTCGACACCACCCCGAAACAGGACGGCTTCCGTCTGCCCGGCGAATTCGAAGCCAAGTCCGGTTGCTGGCTCGGCTGGCCGGAGCGCACCGATGTCTGGCGCAACGGCGCCAAGCCTGCGCAGAAAGTCTGGGTGCAGATCGTCACCGCGATCTCCCACAGCGAACCGGTGACGGTCTGCGCTTCGGCGGCCCAGTTCGCCACTGCCCGTCGCCAGTTGCCGCCGCAAGTGCGCGTGGTCGAGATGACCTGCAACGACACCTGGTTTCGCGACAGCGGCCCGTGCTTCGTGGTCAACGATCAAAGCGGTGAAGTGCGCGGCGTCGACTTCGAATTCAATGCCTACGGCGGCCTCGATGGCGGGCTCTACTACCCGTGGGACAAGGACGACCAAATCGCCAGCAAGATCCTCGAAATCGAACGTTTCGACCGCTATCGCGCGCCGTTGATTGCCGAACTCGGCGGCATTCAGAGCGACGGCCAGGGCAGCATCCTCACCACCGAACAATGCCTGCTCAACCGCAATCGCAACCAGCACCTGGGCAAGGACGAAGTCACCCGCCGCCTGACCGATTACCTCGGCGCCGAGCAAGTGATCTGGCTGCCGCGCGGTTGCAAGTTCGACGAAACCGATGGCCACGTCGACGACCTCGCGTGCTTCGTGCGCCCCGGCGAAGTGGTGCTGCAATGGACCGACAATCGCGACGACCCGCAGTGGGAAATCTATCAGGAGGCCTACGACATTCTGCGCAGTACCCGCGACAGCCGTGGCCGCGAACTGATCGTGCACAAATTGCCGCAACCGGACGTGCTGGAGTGGACCGCCGAAGAAGCCGAAGGCCTCGATCAGCAGGACAGCACCCACACCCGTCAGGCCGGCACCAGAATCTGCGCCTCGTACATCAACTACTACGCCGGCAACAGCTCGATCGTGGTGCCGCTGTTCGGTGATCGCAACGATCAGGTGGCGCTGGCGACCCTCGCCGAACTGTTCCCGCAGCACAAGATCGTCGGTATCGAAAACTCCCGGGAAATCCTGCTCGGTGGCGGCAACGTCGCGTGCATCACCATGCCGCAATACGCCGGCCAGAAAAAAGGAGCCTGA
- a CDS encoding extracellular solute-binding protein, giving the protein MGLHKLSKALLLVLAPLCVQAAETAKPVVNLYIWGEYLAPDTLKNFEAKTGIQVVADHFDSLETVETKLLTGRSGYDLVLTAGQHLSRAIESGAIQTLNKQQLPHFAGVGEEFRQHMAVFDPGNRYAGIYAWGTTGVGYQEEAVKQRLPEAPRDSWAMLFDPAVVSKFADCGVSLLNDPNEVFAAVMKYMGLDINRQSLDDLKLAEQQLAKIRPYIRYFDNDLNISDLANGNTCVAMSWNGNVAIAAGQAEAAKKPFKLNYRIPKEGTLIWFDAMVIPKDAPHPEAGLALMDYLMTPEVIAPITDTIHYANAITPADGLIDPAIRNDPGTYPPEAVRASLYSKNDNGKAFNRALVRAFSRLKSGL; this is encoded by the coding sequence ATGGGCCTGCACAAACTGAGTAAAGCGTTATTGCTGGTGCTTGCACCCCTGTGTGTGCAGGCTGCCGAGACGGCGAAACCGGTGGTCAATCTGTATATCTGGGGCGAGTACCTGGCCCCGGATACCCTGAAGAATTTCGAGGCGAAAACCGGGATTCAGGTGGTCGCCGATCACTTCGATTCGCTGGAAACCGTCGAGACCAAACTGCTCACCGGCCGCAGCGGCTACGATCTGGTGCTGACCGCCGGCCAGCACCTGTCGCGGGCCATCGAGAGCGGTGCGATCCAGACGTTGAACAAGCAGCAGCTCCCGCACTTTGCCGGGGTCGGTGAAGAGTTCCGTCAGCACATGGCGGTGTTTGATCCGGGCAACCGCTATGCCGGGATTTACGCCTGGGGCACCACCGGCGTCGGCTATCAGGAGGAGGCCGTGAAACAGCGGCTGCCGGAGGCGCCACGGGACAGCTGGGCGATGCTGTTCGATCCGGCGGTGGTGTCGAAATTCGCCGATTGCGGGGTGAGCCTGCTCAACGATCCGAACGAAGTGTTCGCGGCCGTCATGAAGTACATGGGCCTGGACATCAACCGCCAGAGCCTCGACGACCTGAAACTCGCCGAACAGCAACTGGCGAAGATCCGCCCCTACATCCGCTACTTCGACAACGACCTGAACATCAGCGACCTGGCCAACGGCAATACCTGCGTGGCGATGTCGTGGAACGGCAACGTCGCCATCGCAGCGGGGCAGGCCGAAGCGGCGAAAAAGCCGTTCAAGTTGAATTACCGGATTCCGAAGGAGGGCACGCTGATCTGGTTCGATGCGATGGTCATTCCCAAGGATGCACCGCATCCCGAGGCTGGATTGGCATTGATGGATTACTTGATGACGCCTGAGGTGATCGCGCCGATCACTGACACCATTCACTACGCCAACGCGATTACGCCGGCGGACGGGTTGATTGATCCTGCGATTCGTAATGATCCGGGGACTTATCCGCCGGAGGCGGTGAGGGCTTCGTTGTATAGCAAAAACGACAACGGCAAGGCGTTCAACCGGGCGTTGGTGAGGGCGTTCAGTCGGTTGAAGTCCGGGCTTTGA
- a CDS encoding DNA-3-methyladenine glycosylase family protein, with translation MPDPYQPASEFLASLDADWQRHIAAVGPCLHQPHPARDPYESLVRAIAYQQLHAKAGDAIVGRLVGLFPGQTFPRPEQILATDCDRLRSCGFSAGKIATIQGIAQATLDGVVPDYSTALAMEDEALIERLVSLRGVGRWTVEMLLIYSLERPDILPADDFGVREGYRRLKGLEVQPTRKQMIEIGLGWSPFRTVAAWYLWRVAKP, from the coding sequence ATGCCCGATCCCTACCAACCGGCCAGCGAGTTTCTGGCCAGCCTCGACGCCGACTGGCAGCGCCACATTGCTGCGGTCGGCCCATGTCTGCATCAGCCACATCCGGCGCGCGATCCCTATGAATCGCTGGTGCGGGCGATTGCCTATCAGCAACTGCACGCCAAGGCTGGCGATGCGATTGTCGGGCGGCTGGTGGGGTTGTTTCCCGGGCAGACGTTTCCGCGCCCCGAACAGATCCTTGCCACGGATTGTGATCGACTGCGGAGTTGCGGGTTTTCGGCGGGCAAGATTGCGACGATTCAGGGGATTGCCCAGGCGACTCTGGACGGCGTGGTGCCGGATTACTCGACTGCGCTGGCGATGGAGGATGAAGCGCTGATCGAGCGGTTGGTCAGCCTGCGCGGCGTCGGGCGCTGGACTGTGGAGATGTTGCTGATCTACAGCCTGGAGCGCCCGGATATTTTGCCGGCAGATGACTTCGGCGTGCGCGAGGGGTATCGGCGGTTGAAGGGGCTGGAGGTGCAGCCGACGCGTAAGCAGATGATTGAGATCGGGTTGGGGTGGAGTCCGTTTCGGACCGTTGCCGCGTGGTATTTGTGGCGGGTAGCCAAGCCGTAG